In Diabrotica undecimpunctata isolate CICGRU chromosome 4, icDiaUnde3, whole genome shotgun sequence, a single genomic region encodes these proteins:
- the LOC140438237 gene encoding uncharacterized protein, with product MNFTSMRICMAIEANSSDSKKNVYKFKWLQPTGSRFYYEIPFEKQLQIDHSELFHLKKVKNILASMKTRGSFRTCTIALEDNLKEIYFDSDGDVVYQSEYLQQTLLPVYEKIETAEQFPSFAELLQKFNDTNLPKVEKKNLKKIKDDFVLRNFDGNNVPMNSWLKTFESECLRCEVVADEDKILILRLFLDGIAKEWFESKIITLGLDNSFEVWKINFLDSFCETGWHNHRQAYSFRYIGGSIVDYAFRKENLLLNIKNDFPIDILIDLIVTNLPIYIQDNINRADVTTMEKLVGELRKLESLVIKKKNKLETKPNFYQKSTIIPEEQKTTCQYCDRKGFPGRFHPEAICRLKQKDKKVTKENKSNDIKYINNIAIQETLNETVTEQKN from the coding sequence atgaattttacatcaatgagaatttgcatggctatagaagcaaacagtagtgatagtaagaaaaatgtatataaatttaagtggctgcagccaacagggtcccgtttttattatgaaatcccctttgaaaaacaacttcaaattgatcattctgaactatttcatctgaaaaaagtgaagaatatattagcatctatgaaaacaagaggatcctttagaacatgtactatagcattagaagacaatttgaaggagatttattttgattcagatggtgatgtggtttatcaaagtgagtacttacaacagaccttattaccagtgtatgagaagatagaaacagctgaacaatttccatcatttgctgagttgctccagaaatttaatgacacaaatttacctaaagttgaaaagaaaaatttaaaaaaaataaaagatgattttgtacttcgaaattttgatggaaataatgttccaatgaattcatggctcaagaccttcgaatcagaatgtttgcgatgtgaggtggttgctgatgaagacaagattttgattctacgtttgtttcttgatggaatagcaaaagaatggtttgaatcaaaaataataacattaggcttagataacagttttgaggtatggaaaattaattttttagatagtttttgtgaaacaggttggcataatcataggcaagcttattcttttaggtatataggtggtagtattgttgattatgcgtttcgtaaagaaaatttattgctaaatataaagaatgattttcccattgatatactaattgatttaattgtaacaaatttgccaatttatatacaagataatattaatagagctgacgttacaacaatggaaaaattggtaggtgaattacgaaaattggaaagtttagttataaaaaagaagaataaattggagacaaaaccaaatttttatcaaaaatctactataataccagaagaacagaaaactacttgtcaatattgtgatagaaaaggattccctgggaggtttcatccagaggcaatatgccgtttaaagcaaaaagataaaaaggtaacaaaagaaaacaaatcaaatgatattaaatatatcaataatattgctatacaggagacattaaatgaaacagtaactgaacaaaaaaactag